In Pseudomonas sp. GCEP-101, one DNA window encodes the following:
- the hisH gene encoding imidazole glycerol phosphate synthase subunit HisH yields MQTVAVIDYGMGNLHSVSKALERVGAGRVLVTSDANVIREADRVVFPGVGAIRDCMAEIKRLGFDALVREVSQDRPFLGICVGMQALLEHSEENDGVDCIGVFPGQVRFFGKDLHEDGEHLKVPHMGWNEVAQSVDHPLWHDIPNQARFYFVHSYYIQAGNPRQVVGRGHYGVDFAAALADGSRFAVQFHPEKSHTHGLQLLQNFAAWDGRW; encoded by the coding sequence ATGCAGACGGTAGCCGTCATCGACTACGGCATGGGCAACCTGCACTCGGTGTCCAAGGCGCTGGAGCGCGTGGGCGCCGGGCGCGTGCTGGTAACCAGCGACGCCAACGTGATCCGTGAGGCGGACCGGGTGGTATTCCCCGGCGTCGGCGCGATCCGCGACTGCATGGCCGAGATCAAGCGCCTGGGCTTCGATGCCCTGGTGCGCGAAGTCAGCCAGGACCGACCGTTCCTCGGCATCTGCGTCGGCATGCAGGCGCTGCTGGAGCACAGCGAGGAAAACGACGGCGTCGACTGCATCGGCGTGTTCCCCGGCCAGGTGCGCTTCTTCGGCAAGGACCTGCACGAGGACGGCGAGCACCTGAAGGTGCCGCACATGGGCTGGAACGAAGTGGCGCAGAGCGTGGATCACCCGCTGTGGCACGACATCCCGAACCAGGCGCGCTTCTACTTCGTGCACAGCTACTACATCCAGGCTGGCAACCCGCGCCAGGTGGTCGGCCGCGGCCACTACGGCGTCGATTTCGCCGCCGCGCTGGCCGATGGCTCGCGCTTCGCCGTGCAGTTCCACCCAGAGAAGAGCCATACCCACGGCCTGCAGCTGCTGCAGAACTTCGCCGCCTGGGACGGCCGCTGGTAA
- a CDS encoding substrate-binding periplasmic protein produces the protein MLKVLIKTLTLGLLLGAATARAELPADYKMVLLTENFPPFNMAVDDKNFARDDGIDGISADIVREMFKRAGIQYTLSLRFPWDRLYKLALDKPDYGLFSTTYTPERVPLFKWVGPIAKTNWVLLAPPGSTIKVKDLKDAAKYKLGAYKNDAVSQNLESQGIPVINALRDQENVKKLTTGEIDLWATTDPVGRYLAKQEGVSGLQTVLRFNEAQLYLAINKDTPDEVVAKLQKALDEMRAEGFVEQATNNYL, from the coding sequence ATGCTGAAAGTCCTGATCAAGACCCTGACCCTGGGTCTGTTGCTGGGGGCCGCCACGGCCCGCGCCGAGTTGCCCGCCGATTACAAGATGGTGCTGCTCACCGAGAACTTCCCGCCCTTCAACATGGCGGTGGACGACAAGAACTTCGCCCGCGACGACGGCATCGACGGTATCAGCGCCGACATCGTCCGCGAGATGTTCAAGCGCGCCGGCATCCAGTACACCCTGAGCCTGCGCTTCCCCTGGGATCGCCTGTACAAGCTGGCGCTGGACAAGCCCGACTACGGGCTGTTCTCCACCACCTACACCCCCGAGCGGGTGCCGCTGTTCAAGTGGGTCGGCCCGATCGCCAAGACCAACTGGGTCCTGCTGGCACCGCCGGGCAGCACCATCAAGGTCAAGGACCTCAAGGACGCGGCCAAGTACAAGCTGGGCGCCTACAAGAACGACGCGGTCAGCCAGAACCTGGAAAGCCAGGGCATCCCGGTGATCAACGCGCTGCGCGACCAGGAAAACGTCAAGAAGCTGACCACCGGCGAGATCGACCTGTGGGCCACCACCGACCCGGTCGGTCGTTACCTGGCCAAGCAGGAAGGCGTGTCCGGCCTGCAGACCGTGCTGCGCTTCAACGAGGCCCAGTTGTACCTGGCGATCAACAAGGACACCCCCGACGAGGTGGTGGCGAAGCTGCAGAAGGCGCTGGATGAGATGCGCGCCGAGGGTTTCGTCGAGCAGGCGACCAATAACTATCTGTAA
- a CDS encoding AsmA family protein, whose translation MKAFGKIIGIIALVLLLLIVAAGFVLTHFFDPNDYKDEIRQLARDKAHLELNLKGDIGWSLFPWLGLELHDTSVATLQAPDQPFADAQLLAMSVRVLPLLRKEVQMSDIRVEGLTLTLNKDKNGVGNWESIGKPVETANGSSPTAQPAPAPSEQAKADAQQSHQAMKLDIDSLSVKNARIDYADAQSGKNYSVEGIELTTGAIREGSNIPLKLSAYLGTNQPVIRARTELTGSLRFDRALKRYQLEDAKLSGEVSGDPFQGKTASYSAQGQLVLDQAAQVAEWNGLKVTVNQLRALGEIKARELDKEPKFDGGLSLAPFNLREFLQGIGQTLPEMADANTLTKLELATRISGTRNSLTLGDIKLKLDDSSFSGNLGIADFGKQAIRAQLSGDQLNLDRYLPAKVKQAQDATNSARKAEVASTEQNAIKGDTPLPSQPTQQAWSDAPLLPIARLRALDLDANLNLGQLTLDKLPIDNAVLKLRGQGGLLNLDDLRGELYDGKFNASATLDVRQDVPTLQAKKHIADVPVERLLESQGQKPPVKGLLDLDADLTTQGNSQKAWIDNLNGTAHFVLAQGVLLNANLEQQLCQGIATLNRKSLSGDHGGKDTPFRELQGNLVFKNGVASNPDLKASIPGLSVKADGDIDLRVLGMDYRVGVTIEGDKSDMPDPACEVNQRYVGIEWPLRCRGPLELGAKACRLDKDGIGKIAARLAGDRLNQKIEEKLGDKVSPELKDALKGLFKK comes from the coding sequence ATGAAAGCGTTCGGCAAAATCATCGGCATCATTGCCCTGGTCCTGCTGCTGCTCATCGTCGCTGCCGGCTTCGTGCTGACCCACTTCTTCGACCCGAACGACTACAAGGACGAGATCCGCCAGCTCGCCCGGGACAAGGCCCACCTCGAGCTGAACCTCAAGGGCGATATCGGCTGGAGCCTGTTCCCCTGGCTGGGCCTGGAGCTGCACGACACCAGCGTGGCGACCCTGCAGGCACCGGACCAGCCGTTTGCCGACGCGCAGTTGCTGGCAATGTCCGTGCGCGTGCTGCCGCTGCTGCGCAAGGAAGTGCAGATGAGCGACATCCGCGTCGAAGGCCTGACCCTGACCCTGAACAAGGACAAGAACGGCGTCGGCAACTGGGAAAGCATCGGCAAGCCCGTCGAGACCGCCAACGGCTCATCGCCGACCGCGCAACCGGCGCCCGCGCCGAGCGAGCAGGCCAAGGCGGACGCACAGCAATCCCACCAGGCCATGAAGCTGGACATCGACAGCCTGAGCGTGAAGAACGCCCGCATCGATTACGCCGACGCCCAGAGCGGCAAGAACTACAGCGTCGAAGGCATCGAACTGACCACCGGCGCCATCCGCGAGGGCAGCAACATTCCGCTCAAGCTCAGCGCCTACCTGGGCACCAACCAGCCGGTGATCCGCGCGCGCACCGAACTGACCGGCAGCCTGCGCTTCGACCGCGCGCTCAAGCGCTACCAGCTCGAAGACGCCAAGCTCTCCGGCGAAGTCTCCGGCGACCCATTCCAGGGCAAGACCGCGAGCTACAGCGCCCAGGGCCAGCTGGTGCTCGACCAGGCCGCCCAGGTCGCCGAGTGGAACGGCCTGAAGGTCACCGTCAACCAGCTGCGCGCCCTCGGCGAGATCAAGGCCCGCGAGCTGGACAAGGAACCCAAGTTCGACGGCGGCCTGTCGCTGGCACCGTTCAACCTGCGCGAATTCCTCCAGGGCATCGGCCAGACCCTGCCGGAGATGGCCGACGCCAACACCCTGACCAAGCTGGAGCTGGCCACCCGCATCAGCGGAACCCGCAACAGCCTGACCCTGGGCGACATCAAGCTGAAGCTGGACGACAGCAGCTTCAGCGGCAACCTCGGCATCGCCGACTTCGGCAAGCAGGCGATCCGCGCCCAACTCTCCGGCGACCAGCTGAACCTGGATCGCTACCTGCCCGCCAAGGTCAAGCAAGCCCAGGACGCCACCAACAGTGCGCGCAAGGCGGAAGTCGCCAGCACCGAACAGAACGCCATCAAGGGCGACACCCCGCTGCCCAGCCAGCCGACCCAGCAGGCCTGGAGCGACGCCCCGCTGTTGCCCATCGCCCGCCTGCGCGCGCTGGACCTGGACGCCAACCTGAACCTCGGCCAACTGACCCTGGACAAGCTGCCCATCGACAACGCCGTGCTCAAGCTGCGCGGCCAGGGCGGCCTGCTGAATCTCGACGACCTGCGTGGCGAGCTGTACGACGGCAAGTTCAACGCCAGCGCCACCCTTGACGTGCGCCAGGACGTGCCGACCCTGCAGGCGAAGAAACACATCGCCGACGTGCCGGTGGAGCGCCTGCTCGAATCCCAGGGGCAGAAGCCGCCGGTGAAGGGCCTGCTCGACCTCGACGCCGACCTCACCACCCAGGGCAACAGCCAGAAGGCCTGGATCGACAACCTCAACGGCACTGCCCACTTCGTTCTGGCCCAGGGCGTGCTGCTCAACGCCAACCTCGAACAGCAGCTGTGCCAGGGCATCGCCACGCTCAACCGCAAGTCGCTGAGCGGCGATCATGGCGGCAAGGACACACCGTTCCGCGAGCTGCAGGGCAACCTGGTGTTCAAAAATGGCGTCGCCAGCAACCCCGATCTCAAGGCCAGCATTCCCGGCCTCTCCGTCAAGGCCGACGGCGACATCGACCTGCGCGTGCTGGGCATGGACTACCGCGTCGGCGTCACCATCGAAGGTGACAAGAGCGACATGCCCGACCCGGCCTGCGAGGTGAACCAGCGCTACGTCGGCATCGAATGGCCGCTGCGCTGCCGCGGGCCGCTGGAGCTGGGCGCCAAGGCCTGCCGCCTGGACAAGGACGGCATCGGCAAGATCGCCGCACGGTTGGCCGGGGACCGGCTGAACCAGAAAATCGAAGAGAAGCTCGGCGACAAGGTCAGTCCCGAACTCAAAGACGCACTCAAAGGGCTGTTCAAGAAGTGA
- a CDS encoding S41 family peptidase, translating to MSQAFRLTTLALALLLGVGAAQAADAPAASPAANGKEAPLPLDELRTFAEVLDRVKAAYVEPVDDKTLLENAIKGMLSNLDPHSAYLGPEEFAELQESTSGEFGGLGIEVGSEDGFVKVISPIDDTPAAAAGIQPGDLIVKIDGKPTKGQSMNEAVDSMRGKAGSPITLTIVRGGGKPFDVELKRAIIKVKSVRSQMLEPGYGYLRITQFQVNTGEETVKALSKLRNDNKGKLKGLVLDLRNNPGGVLQSAVEVADAFLTKGLIVYTKGRIPNSELRFSADPADPSDGVPLVVLINGGSASAAEIVAGALQDQKRAILMGTDSFGKGSVQTVLPLNNDRALKLTTALYYTPNGRSIQAQGITPDIEVERAKVTREQSDFDGFKEADLQGHLANGNGGKDRPTAAGKAPVDRPQDADYQLSQALSLLKGLSVSRGNN from the coding sequence ATGTCGCAAGCTTTCCGTCTCACTACCCTGGCCCTGGCCTTGCTGCTCGGTGTCGGTGCGGCCCAGGCCGCCGACGCGCCGGCCGCATCCCCCGCGGCCAACGGCAAGGAGGCTCCGCTGCCGCTCGATGAGCTGCGCACCTTCGCCGAGGTCCTGGACCGGGTGAAGGCGGCCTACGTCGAGCCGGTGGACGACAAGACGCTGCTGGAGAATGCCATCAAGGGCATGCTCAGCAACCTCGACCCGCACTCGGCCTACCTCGGCCCGGAGGAATTCGCCGAGCTGCAGGAAAGCACCAGCGGCGAGTTCGGCGGCCTGGGCATCGAGGTCGGCAGCGAAGACGGCTTCGTCAAGGTGATCTCGCCCATCGACGACACCCCGGCGGCTGCCGCGGGCATCCAGCCGGGCGATTTGATCGTCAAGATCGACGGCAAGCCGACCAAGGGCCAGTCGATGAACGAGGCGGTGGACAGCATGCGCGGCAAGGCCGGCTCGCCGATCACCCTGACCATCGTTCGCGGTGGCGGCAAGCCGTTCGACGTCGAACTCAAGCGCGCCATCATCAAGGTCAAGAGCGTGCGCAGCCAGATGCTCGAACCGGGCTACGGCTACCTGCGCATCACCCAGTTCCAGGTGAACACGGGCGAAGAGACCGTCAAGGCGCTGTCCAAGCTGCGCAACGACAACAAGGGCAAGCTCAAGGGCCTGGTGCTGGACCTGCGCAACAACCCCGGCGGCGTGCTGCAGTCGGCGGTGGAAGTGGCCGACGCCTTCCTCACCAAAGGGCTGATCGTCTACACCAAGGGCCGTATCCCGAACTCCGAGCTGCGCTTCTCCGCCGACCCGGCCGACCCGAGCGACGGCGTTCCGCTGGTGGTGCTGATCAACGGCGGCAGCGCCTCGGCGGCGGAAATCGTCGCCGGCGCCCTGCAGGACCAGAAGCGCGCGATCCTCATGGGCACCGACAGCTTCGGCAAGGGCTCGGTGCAGACCGTGCTGCCGCTGAACAACGACCGCGCCCTGAAGCTCACCACCGCGCTGTACTACACCCCCAACGGCCGCTCCATCCAGGCCCAGGGCATCACCCCGGACATCGAGGTGGAACGCGCCAAGGTGACCCGCGAGCAGAGCGATTTCGACGGCTTCAAGGAAGCCGACCTGCAAGGCCACCTGGCCAACGGCAACGGCGGCAAGGACCGCCCGACCGCCGCCGGCAAGGCGCCGGTGGATCGTCCGCAGGACGCCGACTACCAGCTCAGCCAAGCCCTCAGCCTGCTGAAAGGACTCAGCGTCAGCCGCGGCAACAACTGA
- the hisF gene encoding imidazole glycerol phosphate synthase subunit HisF → MALAKRIIPCLDVDNGRVVKGVKFENIRDAGDPVEIARRYDEQGADEITFLDITASVDGRDTTLHTVERMASQVFIPLTVGGGVRTVQDIRNLLNAGADKVSINTAAVFTPEFVGEAAARFGSQCIVVAIDAKKVSAPGEAPRWEIFTHGGRKPTGLDAVEWAKKMEGLGAGEILLTSMDQDGVKSGYDLGVTRAISEAVGVPVIASGGVGNLQHLADGILEGKADAVLAASIFHFGEYSVPEAKAYLASRGIVVR, encoded by the coding sequence ATGGCACTGGCTAAACGCATCATTCCCTGCCTCGACGTGGACAACGGCCGCGTGGTGAAGGGCGTCAAGTTCGAGAACATCCGCGATGCCGGCGACCCGGTGGAAATCGCCCGCCGCTACGACGAGCAGGGCGCGGACGAGATCACCTTCCTCGACATCACCGCCAGCGTCGATGGCCGCGACACCACCCTGCATACCGTCGAGCGCATGGCCAGCCAGGTGTTCATCCCGCTGACCGTGGGCGGCGGCGTCAGGACGGTGCAGGACATCCGCAACCTGCTCAATGCCGGTGCGGACAAGGTCTCGATCAACACCGCCGCGGTGTTCACCCCGGAATTCGTCGGCGAAGCCGCCGCGCGCTTCGGCTCGCAGTGCATCGTGGTGGCCATCGACGCCAAGAAAGTGTCGGCACCCGGTGAAGCCCCGCGCTGGGAAATCTTCACCCACGGCGGCCGCAAGCCCACCGGGCTGGACGCGGTGGAGTGGGCGAAGAAGATGGAAGGCCTGGGCGCCGGTGAAATCCTGCTCACCAGCATGGACCAGGACGGCGTGAAGAGCGGCTACGACCTCGGCGTGACCCGCGCCATCAGCGAGGCGGTGGGCGTTCCGGTGATCGCTTCGGGCGGGGTCGGCAACCTGCAGCACCTGGCCGACGGCATCCTCGAAGGCAAGGCCGACGCGGTGCTCGCGGCGAGCATCTTCCACTTCGGCGAGTACAGCGTGCCGGAGGCCAAGGCCTACCTGGCCAGCCGCGGCATCGTCGTGCGCTGA
- the mutY gene encoding A/G-specific adenine glycosylase translates to MTPQRFNSAVLDWFDTHGRHDLPWQQNITPYRVWVSEIMLQQTQVSTVMGYYDRFMTALPTVADLANAPEDEVLHLWTGLGYYTRARNLHKTAKMVMAQHGGEFPRDVEQLAELPGIGRSTAGAIASISMGLRAPILDGNVKRVLARYLACEGYPGEPKVAKQLWEAAERFTPQERVNHYTQAMMDLGATLCTRSKPSCLLCPLREGCRAHFLGRETDFPVSKPRKALPQKRTLMPILANREGDILLYRRPSTGLWGGLWSFPELDDLTALDPLAQRHALRLGERRELPGLTHTFSHFQLAIEPWLVRVEDAAPAVAEADWLWYNLATPPRLGLAAPVKKLLKRAADVLNAGEMS, encoded by the coding sequence GTGACACCGCAACGCTTCAACTCGGCCGTGCTCGACTGGTTCGACACGCACGGCCGCCACGACCTGCCCTGGCAGCAGAACATCACGCCGTACCGGGTGTGGGTGTCGGAAATCATGCTGCAGCAGACCCAGGTCAGCACCGTGATGGGCTACTACGACCGCTTCATGACCGCGCTGCCGACCGTGGCCGATCTCGCCAACGCGCCGGAAGACGAAGTGCTGCACCTGTGGACGGGCCTGGGCTACTACACCCGCGCGCGCAACCTGCACAAGACCGCGAAAATGGTCATGGCGCAGCACGGCGGCGAGTTCCCCCGCGACGTCGAACAGCTCGCCGAGCTGCCCGGCATCGGCCGCTCCACCGCGGGCGCCATCGCCAGCATTTCCATGGGCCTGCGCGCACCGATCCTCGACGGCAACGTCAAGCGCGTGCTGGCGCGCTACCTCGCCTGCGAGGGCTACCCGGGCGAACCCAAGGTCGCCAAGCAGCTGTGGGAGGCCGCCGAGCGTTTCACGCCGCAGGAGCGGGTCAACCACTACACCCAGGCGATGATGGACCTGGGCGCGACCCTCTGCACCCGCAGCAAGCCGAGCTGCCTGCTCTGCCCGCTGCGCGAAGGCTGCCGCGCGCACTTCCTCGGCCGCGAGACCGACTTCCCGGTGTCCAAGCCACGCAAGGCACTGCCGCAGAAGCGCACGCTGATGCCGATCCTGGCCAACCGCGAGGGCGACATCCTGCTCTACCGCCGCCCCTCGACCGGCCTCTGGGGCGGCCTGTGGAGCTTCCCCGAACTGGACGACCTGACCGCGCTCGATCCGCTGGCCCAGCGCCACGCCCTGCGCCTGGGCGAGCGCCGCGAGCTGCCCGGCCTGACCCACACCTTCAGCCACTTCCAGCTGGCCATCGAGCCCTGGCTGGTGCGCGTCGAGGACGCGGCGCCCGCCGTGGCCGAGGCCGACTGGCTCTGGTATAACCTCGCCACCCCGCCGCGGCTCGGCCTTGCCGCCCCGGTGAAGAAGCTGCTCAAACGAGCCGCCGATGTGTTGAATGCAGGAGAAATGTCATGA
- the hisB gene encoding imidazoleglycerol-phosphate dehydratase HisB, protein MAERKASVARDTLETQIKVSIDLDGTGKARFDTGVPFLEHMMDQIARHGLIDLDIECKGDLHIDDHHTVEDIGITLGQAFAKAIGDKKGIRRYGHAYVPLDEALSRVVIDFSGRPGLQMHVPFTRASVGGFDVDLFMEFFQGFVNHAQVTLHIDNLRGHNTHHQIETVFKAFGRALRMAIELDERMAGQMPSTKGCL, encoded by the coding sequence ATGGCCGAACGCAAGGCATCCGTCGCGCGCGACACCCTGGAGACCCAGATCAAGGTTTCCATCGACCTGGATGGAACGGGCAAGGCCCGCTTCGATACCGGGGTTCCCTTCCTCGAGCACATGATGGACCAGATCGCCCGCCACGGCCTGATCGACCTGGACATCGAGTGCAAGGGCGACCTGCATATCGACGACCACCATACCGTCGAAGACATCGGCATCACCCTCGGCCAGGCCTTCGCCAAGGCCATCGGCGACAAGAAGGGCATCCGCCGCTACGGCCATGCCTACGTGCCGCTGGACGAAGCGCTGTCGCGCGTGGTCATCGACTTCTCCGGCCGCCCCGGCCTGCAGATGCACGTGCCGTTCACCCGCGCCAGCGTCGGCGGCTTCGACGTCGACCTGTTCATGGAATTCTTCCAGGGCTTCGTCAACCACGCCCAGGTGACCCTGCACATCGACAACCTGCGCGGGCACAACACCCACCACCAGATCGAGACGGTGTTCAAGGCCTTCGGCCGCGCGCTGCGCATGGCCATCGAGCTGGACGAGCGCATGGCCGGCCAGATGCCGTCCACCAAAGGGTGCCTGTAA
- a CDS encoding substrate-binding periplasmic protein: MKRILLAWLGCGLLLASAARAETDSSDYSVVLLTENFPPYNMAINGKNFAQEDSIDGIAVDIVKEMFKRAGVPYSLTLRFPWDRIYKLALEKPGYGVFVTARLPERENQFKWVGPIGPDDWVLLAKADSTITLNNLDEAKKYRVGAYKGDAMADYLAKHGFEPVLALRDQENAGKLQEGSIDLWASGDPAGRYLAKQVGVTGLKIVLRFNSDQLYLALNRETPDAVVQKLQGALDKMRAEGFVDDVLNSYL; this comes from the coding sequence CTGAAGCGCATTCTGCTCGCATGGCTAGGCTGCGGCCTGCTTCTGGCCAGCGCGGCAAGGGCTGAAACGGATTCTTCGGACTACAGCGTGGTGCTGCTCACCGAGAACTTCCCCCCGTACAACATGGCCATCAACGGCAAGAACTTCGCCCAGGAAGACAGCATCGACGGCATCGCCGTGGATATCGTCAAGGAGATGTTCAAGCGTGCCGGCGTGCCGTACAGCCTGACCCTGCGCTTCCCCTGGGACCGCATCTACAAGCTGGCGCTGGAGAAGCCCGGCTACGGCGTGTTCGTCACCGCGCGGCTGCCCGAGCGCGAGAACCAGTTCAAGTGGGTCGGCCCGATCGGGCCGGACGACTGGGTCCTGCTCGCCAAGGCGGACAGCACGATCACCCTGAACAACCTGGACGAGGCGAAGAAGTACCGCGTGGGTGCCTACAAGGGAGACGCCATGGCCGACTACCTCGCCAAGCACGGCTTCGAGCCGGTGCTGGCGCTGCGCGACCAGGAAAACGCCGGCAAGCTGCAGGAAGGCTCCATCGATCTGTGGGCCAGCGGCGACCCGGCCGGCCGCTATCTGGCCAAGCAGGTGGGCGTCACCGGCCTGAAGATCGTCCTGCGCTTCAACAGCGACCAGCTGTACCTCGCGCTGAACCGCGAAACCCCGGATGCGGTGGTGCAGAAGCTGCAGGGCGCCCTGGACAAGATGCGCGCCGAAGGCTTCGTCGACGACGTGCTCAACAGCTACCTGTAA
- a CDS encoding divergent polysaccharide deacetylase family protein: MRPARLLLGLCLGALLCLPVAAAPRPDGSKPLVSIVIDDLGQNLARDRQVLDISPAIALAIIPDTPHAAELAREAHQRGRTVLLHMPMDPAGGDYAWRPELTQDERARRLDAALAKVPYVQGVNNHEGSRMTADRPAMAWLAVELQRRHLFLLDSRTSAATVAAAEAQKIGLASLSRDVFLDDDPSEAAVLEQMQRGLALARKQGTVVMIGHPKPATLAVLRRVLPSLKAQGFELVQPPLMIAERGNRAMAGHGRDGIYR; the protein is encoded by the coding sequence ATGCGCCCGGCCCGGCTACTGCTCGGCCTGTGCCTGGGCGCGCTGCTGTGCCTGCCGGTGGCCGCCGCGCCCCGGCCGGACGGCAGCAAGCCGCTGGTGAGCATCGTCATCGACGACCTCGGGCAGAACCTGGCGCGTGATCGCCAGGTGCTCGACATCTCCCCCGCCATTGCCCTGGCGATCATCCCCGACACGCCCCACGCCGCGGAATTGGCGCGCGAGGCGCACCAACGCGGGCGCACCGTGCTGCTGCACATGCCCATGGACCCGGCCGGCGGTGACTACGCCTGGCGCCCCGAACTGACCCAGGACGAGCGCGCCCGCCGCCTCGACGCCGCGCTGGCGAAGGTGCCCTACGTGCAGGGCGTGAACAACCACGAAGGCAGCCGCATGACCGCCGACCGCCCCGCCATGGCCTGGCTGGCGGTCGAACTGCAGCGGCGCCACCTGTTCCTGCTCGACAGCCGCACCAGCGCCGCCACGGTGGCCGCGGCGGAGGCGCAGAAGATCGGCCTCGCCAGCCTGTCGCGGGACGTGTTCCTCGACGACGACCCGAGCGAAGCGGCGGTGCTGGAGCAGATGCAGCGCGGCCTTGCGCTGGCGCGCAAGCAGGGCACGGTCGTGATGATCGGCCACCCGAAGCCGGCGACCCTGGCGGTGCTCAGGCGCGTGCTGCCGAGCCTGAAGGCCCAGGGCTTCGAGCTGGTGCAGCCGCCGCTGATGATCGCCGAACGCGGCAACCGCGCCATGGCGGGGCATGGGCGGGACGGGATCTACCGCTAA
- a CDS encoding DUF2164 domain-containing protein: MARQKDKPAILELDGAQRQSAARAIQRFLEDRFELDVGSFEAEEALDFILRELGPLFYNKAIFDVQAHLKDRFESIESDLWALEKS, from the coding sequence ATGGCCCGTCAGAAGGACAAGCCGGCGATCCTCGAACTCGACGGCGCCCAGCGCCAGAGTGCGGCGCGGGCGATCCAGCGCTTCCTCGAAGATCGCTTCGAGCTGGACGTCGGTTCCTTCGAGGCCGAGGAGGCGCTGGACTTCATCCTGCGCGAGCTCGGCCCGCTGTTCTACAACAAGGCGATCTTCGATGTGCAAGCTCACCTGAAAGACCGGTTCGAGAGCATCGAAAGCGACTTGTGGGCGCTCGAGAAGAGCTGA
- the panM gene encoding aspartate 1-decarboxylase autocleavage activator PanM, with product MPVVIQHLTQPSDQDRQDLLKIYADAPQWLLAPFADAGELVERGLAEGRLFTGRFNDRLLGAAWVERDGETWRLSRLCVRQVTRYRGVARRLLEEAQRLAVLQGAALRLSAPADQPQAAQFARHLGLTLQPA from the coding sequence ATGCCCGTCGTCATCCAGCACCTGACCCAGCCCAGCGACCAGGACCGCCAGGACCTGCTGAAGATCTACGCCGACGCGCCCCAATGGCTGCTCGCCCCCTTCGCCGACGCCGGCGAACTGGTCGAACGCGGCCTGGCCGAAGGCCGGCTGTTCACCGGGCGCTTCAATGACCGCCTGCTGGGCGCCGCCTGGGTCGAGCGCGACGGTGAAACCTGGCGACTTTCGCGCCTGTGCGTGCGCCAGGTGACCCGCTACCGCGGCGTGGCCCGCCGCCTGCTGGAAGAGGCGCAGCGCCTGGCGGTGCTGCAGGGCGCCGCACTGCGCCTGAGCGCGCCTGCCGACCAACCCCAGGCCGCACAGTTTGCGCGGCATCTGGGCCTGACACTGCAACCGGCCTGA
- the hisA gene encoding 1-(5-phosphoribosyl)-5-[(5-phosphoribosylamino)methylideneamino]imidazole-4-carboxamide isomerase, with amino-acid sequence MLIIPAIDLKDGACVRLRQGLMEDATVFSDDPVSMAAKWVEGGCRRLHLVDLNGAFEGKPVNGDVVTAIAKRYPNLPIQIGGGIRSLETIEHYVRAGVSYVIIGTKAVKQPEFVAEACKAFPGKVIVGLDAKDGFVATDGWAEVSSVQVIDLAKRFEADGVSAIVYTDIAKDGMMQGCNVEATAALANATRIPVIASGGIHNLGDIQKLLDARTPGIVGAITGRAIYEGTLDVAEAQALCDSFNG; translated from the coding sequence ATGCTGATCATCCCCGCAATCGATCTGAAAGACGGCGCCTGTGTGCGCCTGCGCCAGGGCCTGATGGAAGACGCCACGGTGTTCTCCGACGACCCGGTGTCCATGGCCGCCAAATGGGTGGAGGGCGGCTGCCGCCGTCTGCACCTGGTGGACCTGAACGGCGCCTTCGAAGGCAAGCCGGTCAACGGTGACGTGGTCACCGCCATCGCCAAGCGCTACCCGAACCTGCCGATCCAGATCGGCGGCGGCATCCGCTCGCTGGAAACCATCGAGCACTATGTCCGCGCCGGCGTCAGCTACGTGATCATCGGCACCAAGGCGGTCAAGCAGCCGGAGTTCGTCGCCGAAGCGTGCAAGGCATTCCCGGGCAAGGTGATCGTCGGCCTCGACGCCAAAGACGGCTTCGTCGCCACTGACGGCTGGGCCGAAGTGAGCTCCGTGCAGGTCATCGACCTGGCCAAGCGCTTCGAAGCCGATGGCGTCTCCGCCATCGTCTACACCGACATCGCGAAGGACGGCATGATGCAGGGCTGCAACGTCGAAGCCACCGCCGCCCTGGCCAACGCCACGCGCATCCCGGTGATCGCCTCCGGCGGCATCCACAACCTGGGTGATATCCAGAAGCTGCTGGACGCCCGCACCCCGGGCATCGTCGGCGCCATCACCGGCCGCGCGATCTACGAAGGCACCCTGGACGTCGCCGAAGCACAGGCGCTGTGCGACAGCTTCAACGGCTGA